Genomic DNA from Candidatus Sphingomonas phytovorans:
TTCCGCACGGTCTCTCCCCGCGGTCCTGTGTTCGGCGATCCACAGGTCGCCGAAGCACAGGGGTGATCCGTCATCCAGGCCCGCAAGCGTCTGGAACTTGTCGTGCAACCACCCCGACAGGGAAGGAAGACTTTTACCGGAAGCGGTGCAGTGCTGCGCCTTGCCCGAGCAGAATCCGAATCCATGCGTCCCGGCCGCCTTGAGCCCGTTCGACACGACCGGAGCCCAGTCGAATATGAGAAAGGCCACCAGCATGACGAGCGTGGTGAAGAGGAAGAGCAGCACCAGCGCGATCCCGGTCGCGATCCCGGTTGGATGAGCGGAAAGGACGAACAGGCCGGCGACAAGGATGAAGGCGACAAGGATCGCCATGCCAAGAGGCGGCAGGAGAATATGCAGGGCGGCAGCGGCCACCCCGCGGGTGCGTTTGATCGCGGCGAGCTCCATCAGCAGCGTGAACAGCGGCTCATTGTCAGGCTCGGGCTCGAACAGTCGTTGCAGGAGGGGGCTTCCATCATGGTCCTCGGCAAGCTCTTCGGAAAGCGCCGCGAGCATTGCCGGTGCCCCGGGATTCCGGGCCGAACGCCGGCCGAACTCCATCGCTGCGGCCGCGGCCGCGCCGATCGCGCCGGCGGAGGTCCCGCCGACCGCGCGGAAGCGATAGTCTTTCGCGATCCGGGCGATCGCGGCAGGATAGACGATGCCGCTGGTGACGCCGCCTTTCAGCACGAGGTCGCACTCATGGGAAGGTTGCAATGCTGATGGCTCGGCCCTCATGCGGGTGTCCACCCGGGCATCCCGCACGCGACGCAGCTATTCAGGCCGAATCCCGTTGCGTCGCTATATTCGAGATATTCGAGCGGCAGGCGTTGGCCCGCCGAACAGGCCTCGCCGCGTTTCATTGCCCCGTCCATGGTGAGTCCCCGCAAGACCGATCCCGGTCGCCTGCCTATCACAGCGGAGCAGAGGCGAAAGCGGCGCGAGACAGGGAACCCGAGCCATATTGGCGAGTGTTTCCTGGCTCGTCACGGCTTCCCGGTCGCGGTGCCCGCCAGCCGCTCGCGCGTGCGCGCTTCGCAGATTGCCTGGAAACCCCCGGTCATGAAGGTTGCCATCCGCGCCTTGACCGCGGCAAAGTCATCGGAATTGCACAGCCCGTTCGACAGCCGATCGATCCGGCCGGTACGGGCGAGGGTCAACAGCAACCCGCCCGTCACGAAATGATAGCCCCAGAAGATATCCTCTTCCGGACTATCGGGCATCGCCTGTTTCAGGAAACCGATCAGGCGGAGTACGACCGGGTCGAAATGTTCGTCCATCAGCTGGGCGCCCCATTCGGTATTGCTGACCTGTCCCCCCAGGGCTCCCCAGTTGCGCCAGCCTTCGCCGCCGTTGATATAGAGATCGAGATCGGTGTCGAGGAAGGCGTGAAGCGCCCCTTCGACGCTCGGCTCGCCGGCGCATTCCACCTCGTATCGGTCGAGCGCCTTCATCCGGAGCTCGGTGGTGACCGCTGCCCTGCGCTCGAACACGGCCAGGAACAGGGTGCGCTTGTCCTCGAAATAATAATGGATGAGCGAGGTATGGATACCGATCCGTTTCGCCACGTCCTTCAGCGTGACGCCGTCGACGCCGTGCTTGGAAAACAGATATTCGGCGGCATCGAGGATCG
This window encodes:
- a CDS encoding TetR/AcrR family transcriptional regulator is translated as MMTTDAKPKRRSKAEQRAESLESILDAAEYLFSKHGVDGVTLKDVAKRIGIHTSLIHYYFEDKRTLFLAVFERRAAVTTELRMKALDRYEVECAGEPSVEGALHAFLDTDLDLYINGGEGWRNWGALGGQVSNTEWGAQLMDEHFDPVVLRLIGFLKQAMPDSPEEDIFWGYHFVTGGLLLTLARTGRIDRLSNGLCNSDDFAAVKARMATFMTGGFQAICEARTRERLAGTATGKP